In Brachypodium distachyon strain Bd21 chromosome 2, Brachypodium_distachyon_v3.0, whole genome shotgun sequence, one genomic interval encodes:
- the LOC100821004 gene encoding protein plastid transcriptionally active 16, chloroplastic, which translates to MPPALTSNPPSFRRPLSSHLRRRSPAVLCRVSAGKPGTDEEAKKRPFFVDFGGKFTDAKSLMPVFPSPAAGSLFAGRRGRKDLQTVFVAGATGQAGVRIVQTLLRQGFAVRAGVPNLASAQELARLATEYRIISPEDARRLNAVESDFDDSEAIAKSIGPAAKVVITIGPAEKGPGGGVVTTDDALRVVQAADLAGVAHVVVVYDEGAGGLSGASTNNVLNGFTTFFSNLFSRVQTLSFTEFLAKVVQTDVKYTLIKASLTDDYSPESSYGLVLAKEGSSSTTASTADTGKVSKVQIASLVADVFSNVEIAQNKVVEVSTSSSGTSKPTVESLTAIPEDSRRKEYEEAVAKAQVEEEALALKGAGDEEELTSKLKAEGKTSEEAAGSTVNEAQASLENLLSRAKGISTDFSWEKFSTQLAAARNSDEEEPKTLLATTRGQAKAKKLAPQRAVVKPVGQKVKQASKQPLPKKEVRPVFGGLFKQETIFVDED; encoded by the exons ATGCCGCCCGCCCTCACATCTAACCCCCCCTCCTTCCGCCGACCCCTCTCctcccacctccgccgccgcagccccgccGTCCTTTGCCGCGTCAGCGCCGGCAAGCCCGGGACGGATGAGGAAGCCAAGAAGAGGCCCTTCTTTGTCGACTTTGGCGGCAAGTTTACGGACGCCAAGTCACTGATGCCAGTCTTCCCATCGCCGGCTGCTGGGTCACTGTTTGCGGGTCGGAGGGGAAGGAAGGACTTGCAGACTGTGTTCGTTGCCGGCGCAACGGGTCAGGCGGGTGTCCGCATTGTGCAAACCCTTCTGCGGCAAGGATTCGCTGTGCGCGCTGGTGTTCCCAACCTTGCGTCGGCGCAGGAGTTGGCACGGCTTGCCACTGAGTACAGGATTATATCTCCCGAGGACGCACGCCGGCTCAACGCGGTGGAATCGGATTTCGATGACAGTGAGGCAATCGCCAAGTCCATTGGCCCAGCAGCCAAGGTGGTGATCACCATTGGCCCAGCTGAGAAGGGACCTGGAGGTGGAGTGGTCACTACGGACGATGCACTCCGTGTAGTGCAGGCTGCAGACCTTGCTGGCGTGGCACATGTTGTGGTGGTCTACGATGAGGGGGCCGGTGGTCTAAGTGGGGCATCGACGAATAACGTGCTCAATGGATTTACGACTTTTTTCTCGAACCTCTTCTCCCGCGTGCAGACGCTGTCATTTACTGAATTCTTGGCCAAGGTGGTGCAAACCGATGTCAAATATACGCTAATCAAGGCATCACTTACCGATGACTACAGCCCTGAGAGCTCATATGGCTTAGTCCTGGCAAAAGAGGGTTCGTCTAGCACGACTGCTTCAACGGCAGACACCGGGAAG GTGTCCAAGGTGCAGATTGCATCTCTTGTCGCTGATGTTTTCTCTAACGTGGAGATTGCACAGAACAAG GTTGTGGAAGTTTCTACTAGCTCGTCAGGAACATCCAAGCCCACAGTGGAGTCATTGAC TGCTATCCCTGAGGACAGTAGAAGAAAGGAGTACGAAGAAGCTGTTGCGAAGGCACAGGTAGAAGAGGAAGCCCTGGCCTTGAAGGGGGCTGGGGATGAAGAAGAGCTCACCAGTAAGCTCAAAGCCGAAGGGAAGACCTCAGAAGAGGCAGCTGGAAGTACGGTGAATGAGGCGCAAGCATCACTGGAGAATCTTCTGAGCAGAGCCAAAGGGATCAGCACGGACTTCTCCTGGGAGAAGTTCAGCACACAGCTCGCAGCTGCACGGAACTCGGATGAAGAGGAACCAAAAACCCTGCTTGCCACTACGAGAGGGCAGGCCAAGGCAAAGAAGCTGGCACCACAAAGGGCCGTCGTGAAGCCGGTGGGGCAGAAGGTGAAGCAGGCATCGAAGCAGCCGCTTCCCAAGAAGGAAGTGAGGCCTGTCTTTGGGGGACTCTTCAAGCAAGAGACGATCTTTGTGGACGAGGACTGA
- the LOC100830310 gene encoding uncharacterized protein LOC100830310 has protein sequence MEEESHFPLRWESTGDQWWYATPIDWAAASGHYDVVRELLHLDANLLVKLTSLRRIRRLESVWDDDMRFADAAKNRAAVARCLLLDCESRSRGNRLIRAGYGAWLLYTAAAAGDAGFVQELLGRQPLLVFGEGEYGVTDILYAAARSRCSEVFRVLLNAVLSPAISPGEDAAEELGDGGFAANDEGYLFRREMMSRAMHAAARGGDLEILKELLQGCPAAAAGYRDAQGATILHAAAARGQAEVVKDLIISFDIVNSVDDQQNTALHIAAFRGHLPVVETLITASSSLISATNEVGDTFLHMALTGFRTLGFQRLDHQMDLMEQLISGAIIDVSSVINVQNDDGRTVFHLAVVGNLHPNLVELLMTAPSIDLNVRDNNGMTPLDLLRKQLLTASSEILIKELILAGGISNSRDHEIRSAIASQLKMHHIVGSPGTSFKISDAEIFLHAGIDVSGISERTNPFCSVGKPEVGIQQPGLKRLNSMQSTVKQLKILLRWPLRKEKRTACGSKELDEDSVSVDSVRNWSHVETPTPLRQRYSKMSSLFGNKRTFATKSMPSTSTKMKFSAGNIKPESPSTSGSWSSSLLVDKIKAVNLDKDEPSPNVSGVIRHTPKKYGSLNSRLMNQYFGIGEQTLEDSTSGQQSSWLLRRSLLPVA, from the exons ATGGAGGAGGAATCCCACTTCCCTCTCCGGTGGGAGAGCACCGGGGACCAGTGGTGGTACGCGACGCCAATCgactgggcggcggcgagcggccaCTACGACGTCGTCAGGGAGCTCCTCCACCTGGACGCCAACCTCCTCGTCAAGCTCACCTCCCTCCGCCGCATCCGGCGCCTCGAGTCCGTCTGGGACGACGACATGCGCTTCGCCGACGCGGCGAAGAACCGTGCGGCCGTCGCCCGGTGCTTGCTCCTCGACTGCGAGTCCCGCAGCCGGGGGAACCGCCTCATCCGGGCCGGCTACGGCGCCTGGCTTCTCTacacggcggccgcggccggggaCGCCGGGTTTGTGCAGGAGCTCCTCGGGAGGCAGCCACTGCTGGTGTTCGGCGAGGGAGAATACGGCGTGACCGACATCCTGTACGCCGCCGCGAGGAGCAGGTGTTCTGAGGTGTTCCGGGTGCTGCTCAACGCGGTGCTGTCTCCGGCAATTTCGCCGGGGGAAGACGCCGCCGAGGAATTGGGGGACGGCGGTTTTGCTGCCAATGATGAGGGATACCTGTTCAGGCGCGAGATGATGAGCCGGGCAATGCACGCCGCGGCAAGGGGAGGCGACCTAGAGATCCTCAAGGAGCTCCTGCAGGGCTGTCCAGCTGCTGCGGCGGGGTACCGGGACGCCCAGGGCGCCACGATCTTGCACGCTGCGGCTGCAAGGGGGCAAGCTGAG GTCGTGAAGGATCTAATTATCTCTTTCGATATCGTCAACTCTGTAGATGACCAGCAGAATACAGCATTGCACATAGCAGCTTTCCGAGGTCATTTACCCGTGGTGGAGACCCTCATCACTGCGTCCTCATCACTTATATCAGCTACAAATGAAGTTGGTGACACGTTCCTTCATATGGCACTCACTGGCTTTAGGACTCTTGGATTTCAAAGGCTCGATCATCAGATGGATCTTATGGAGCAATTGATCAGTGGAGCAATCATTGATGTCAGTAGTGTTATAAATGTGCAAAACGACGATGGAAGGACAGTTTTTCACTTGGCTGTGGTTGGCAATCTGCACCCCAACCTCGTTGAGCTTTTGATGACCGCACCATCTATTGACCTCAACGTCCGTGACAATAATGGTATGACTCCTTTGGATTTACTGAGAAAACAGCTGCTGACAGCATCATCTGAGATACTCATCAAGGAGCTAATTTTAGCTGGTGGGATATCAAATTCGAGGGATCATGAGATAAGGTCGGCTATCGCTTCTCAACTGAAGATGCATCACATTGTTGGCAGTCCAGGGACTTCTTTCAAGATCTCAGATGCTGAGATTTTCCTCCATGCAGGTATTGATGTGTCAGGCATCAGCGAAAGAACAAACCCATTTTGTAGTGTTGGCAAGCCTGAAGTTGGAATCCAGCAACCAGGTCTCAAGAGGCTGAATTCTATGCAAAGCACCGTGAAACAGCTAAAGATCCTACTCAGATGGCCTCTCCGCAAGGAGAAGAGAACAGCCTGTGGCTCGAAGGAATTGGATGAGGACTCCGTCTCGGTGGATTCAGTCAGGAACTGGAGTCACGTGGAGACCCCAACACCTCTGAGGCAAAGATACTCCAAGATGAGCTCCCTGTTCGGCAACAAGCGAACCTTTGCAACCAAGAGCATGCCGAGTACATCAACAAAAATGAAGTTTTCAGCTGGGAACATAAAGCCAGAATCTCCTTCAACTTCTGGCTCCTGGTCGTCGTCATTATTGGTTGACAAAATCAAAGCAGTCAATCTGGACAAAGACGAACCATCGCCCAATGTCAGTGGGGTGATAAGGCATACACCCAAGAAATATGGATCTCTTAACAGTAGGCTTATGAATCAGTACTTCGGCATTGGAGAGCAAACCTTGGAGGATTCAACCTCCGGGCAGCAGTCGAGTTGGTTGCTCAGACGGTCGCTTCTGCCAGTTGCCTGA